One stretch of Heptranchias perlo isolate sHepPer1 chromosome 29, sHepPer1.hap1, whole genome shotgun sequence DNA includes these proteins:
- the LOC137299386 gene encoding immunoglobulin lambda-1 light chain-like, whose translation MMRTLCFFWSLALWLGYGQSQTLTQPPDLTVKPGATATLDCNIGTVDSQYVYWYKQTPGEAPQWILYYYHSLSAPTYGSGFSSSHFTSKANSGHNIYQLIINNVEVTDAAVYYCGKWVSSSSTWVFGKGTKLFVAAQELPVPSVKLLGPSAEEMSTEGEGTLVCLVSKLSMGFTGVSWTVDGTPTSSEVQTSTVSRSTDNTFSLSSYLRVPGTDWSSGKVYSCAVQQGAASQTSATVTQSDC comes from the exons ATGATGCGGACGCTGTGCTTTTTCTGGTCTCTGGCACTGTGGCTGGGCT ATGGACAGTCTCAGACTCTGACTCAGCCTCCAGACCTGACTGTGAAACCTGGAGCCACGGCCACACTGGACTGCAACATTGGGACGGTCGATAGCCAATATGTGTACTGGTACAAGCAGACACCAGGAGAAGCTCCTCAGTGGATCCTCTATTACTATCACTCTCTCAGTGCCCCAACCTATGGTTCTGGGTTTAGCAGCAGCCATTTCACATCGAAAGCCAACAGCGGCCACAACATTTACCAGTTAATCATAAATAATGTGGAGGTGACTGACGCTGCCGTCTATTACTGTGGAAAGTGGGTTTCATCAAGCAGTACTT GGGTGTTCGGCAAAGGGACCAAGCTCTTTGTTGCAG CTCAGGAACTCCCTGTCCCTTCAGTAAAACTGCTTGGGCCTTCAGCTGAGGAGATGTCCACTGAAGGAGAAGGCACGTTAGTTTGCCTGGTCAGCAAACTGTCCATGGGCTTCACTGGGGTCAGCTGGACAGTCGATGGGACTCCGACGAGCAGTGAGGTCCAAACCAGCACGGTGTCGCGGAGCACGGACAACACTTTCAGTCTCAGCAGCTACCTGAGGGTCCCCGGCACTGACTGGAGCAGTGGGAAGGTGTACTCCTGTGCAGTTCAACAAGGAGCAGCTTCACAAACATCCGCAACGGTCACACAATCCGACTGTTAA